A window of the Miscanthus floridulus cultivar M001 chromosome 14, ASM1932011v1, whole genome shotgun sequence genome harbors these coding sequences:
- the LOC136505158 gene encoding probable inactive shikimate kinase like 1, chloroplastic isoform X2 — MAMRAATAAATGFFSPSSVSPRRFPSATTPASLSPVRCIRRHRLRAFPSSEIPLEELNPSIDLLRKTGEAVGDFRKTPIYIVGTDCTAKRNIAKLLANSIIYRYLCSEELLEDVLGGKDALRAFKESDENGYLEVETEGLKQLTSIGSLVLCCGDGAFMNSTNLGLLRHGVSIWIDVPLEMAANDMLKSTGTQATMDPDSFSQAMSKLRQRYDELKERYGVSDITVSVQNREANREADPSKGDDGSCREALLI; from the exons ATGGCGATGCGAGCAGCTACGGCGGCGGCGACAGGCTTCTTCTCTCCGTCCTCCGTCTCTCCGAGGCGCTTCCCGTCCGCCACAACGCCGGCGTCACTCTCCCCCGTGCGCTGCATCCGGCGCCATCGTCTCCGCGCCTTCCCAA GTTCGGAAATACCTCTGGAGGAACTCAACCCATCCATCGATCTACTC AGGAAAACTGGGGAGGCCGTCGGCGATTTCAGGAAAACGCCAATCTATATTGTTG GTACGGATTGCACAGCCAAGCGCAACATCGCCAAGTTGCTCGCGAATTCCATAATATACCGCTACCTCTGCAGTGAGGAACTGCTTGAGGATGTTCTTGGTGGCAAGGACGCCCTCAGAGCCTTCAAAGAATCTGATGAGAACGGTTATCTTGAAGTCGAG ACCGAAGGGTTAAAGCAGCTCACGTCCATAGGTAGCCTTGTGCTGTGCTGTGGAGATGGCGCTTTTATGAATTCAACCAATCT AGGGCTGCTGAGGCATGGTGTCTCCATTTGGATTGATGTCCCTCTCGAAATGGCAGCAAATGACATGTTGAAGAGCACGGGAACACAAGCTACTATGGATCCAGACTCTTTTTCTCAG GCGATGAGCAAGCTCCGCCAGCGGTACGATGAACTGAAAGAGCGCTATGGAGTTTCTGATATTACTGTTTCAGTACAAA ATCGTGAGGCAAATCGAGAAGCTGATCCGAGCAAAGGAGATGATGGAAGCTGCAGGGAGGCCCTTCTAATCTAA
- the LOC136505158 gene encoding probable inactive shikimate kinase like 1, chloroplastic isoform X1 has protein sequence MAMRAATAAATGFFSPSSVSPRRFPSATTPASLSPVRCIRRHRLRAFPSSEIPLEELNPSIDLLRKTGEAVGDFRKTPIYIVGTDCTAKRNIAKLLANSIIYRYLCSEELLEDVLGGKDALRAFKESDENGYLEVETEGLKQLTSIGSLVLCCGDGAFMNSTNLGLLRHGVSIWIDVPLEMAANDMLKSTGTQATMDPDSFSQAMSKLRQRYDELKERYGVSDITVSVQSVASQRGYSSVDSVTLEDMVLEIVRQIEKLIRAKEMMEAAGRPF, from the exons ATGGCGATGCGAGCAGCTACGGCGGCGGCGACAGGCTTCTTCTCTCCGTCCTCCGTCTCTCCGAGGCGCTTCCCGTCCGCCACAACGCCGGCGTCACTCTCCCCCGTGCGCTGCATCCGGCGCCATCGTCTCCGCGCCTTCCCAA GTTCGGAAATACCTCTGGAGGAACTCAACCCATCCATCGATCTACTC AGGAAAACTGGGGAGGCCGTCGGCGATTTCAGGAAAACGCCAATCTATATTGTTG GTACGGATTGCACAGCCAAGCGCAACATCGCCAAGTTGCTCGCGAATTCCATAATATACCGCTACCTCTGCAGTGAGGAACTGCTTGAGGATGTTCTTGGTGGCAAGGACGCCCTCAGAGCCTTCAAAGAATCTGATGAGAACGGTTATCTTGAAGTCGAG ACCGAAGGGTTAAAGCAGCTCACGTCCATAGGTAGCCTTGTGCTGTGCTGTGGAGATGGCGCTTTTATGAATTCAACCAATCT AGGGCTGCTGAGGCATGGTGTCTCCATTTGGATTGATGTCCCTCTCGAAATGGCAGCAAATGACATGTTGAAGAGCACGGGAACACAAGCTACTATGGATCCAGACTCTTTTTCTCAG GCGATGAGCAAGCTCCGCCAGCGGTACGATGAACTGAAAGAGCGCTATGGAGTTTCTGATATTACTGTTTCAGTACAAA GTGTGGCTTCTCAGCGGGGGTACAGCAGCGTTGACTCGGTCACGCTTGAGGACATGGTCCTTGAA ATCGTGAGGCAAATCGAGAAGCTGATCCGAGCAAAGGAGATGATGGAAGCTGCAGGGAGGCCCTTCTAA
- the LOC136504574 gene encoding uncharacterized protein, translating to MARCLALVALLLLGLVAAAAAADAPFVVAHKKVSLSRPKPGVERVAVSLDLYNQGSATAYDVSINDDSWPTEAFELVTGEKSKTLERLDPGATASHTYVLETKTQGRFQGSPAIITYRVPTKTALQEAYSTPIFPLDILAERPPEKKFEWAKRLVAKYGSLVSVVSFVGLFIYLVATPSKSSSKAGKKRR from the exons ATGGCGCGGTGCCTCGCGCTcgtcgccctcctcctcctcggcctcgtcgccgccgccgccgcggccgacgCGCCCTTCGTCGTCGCGCACAAGAAGGTTTCGCTCTCCCGCCCCAAGCCGGGCGTCGAGCGCGTCGCCGTCTCCCTCGACCTCTATAACCAGGGATCCGC GACTGCCTATGATGTGTCCATTAATGACGACTCTTGGCCAACAGAAGCGTTTGAGCTTGTCACTGGAGAGAAATCGAAGACATTGGAAAGGCTTGACCC TGGTGCCACTGCTTCACACACATATGTCCTGGAGACCAAAACACAGGGCAGGTTCCAGGGTTCACCAGCTATTATTACATACCGTGTTCCCACAAAGACAGCTCTTCAG GAGGCCTACTCAACTCCCATCTTCCCGCTGGATATTCTCGCTGAGAGACCTCCAGAGAAGAAGTTTGAATGG GCTAAG AGGCTAGTGGCGAAATACGGGTCACTTGTGTCTGTTGTCTCGTTTGTTGGACTGTTTATCTACCTTGTTGCGACCCCATCAAAGAGCAGCTCAAAAGCAGGCAAGAAGAGACGCTGA